The Streptomyces sp. NBC_01571 genome includes the window GACACGCCTGTGCGGGACGATCACCTGCGCACGCTCGCGTGAGCCGAGCCGGCGTGTCCGGTGAGCGGGTTGCGGATGGACCGGGGCCGAGGCCGGGTCCAGACAATCGACCCGGCGGACGGCCGTGACCGGCGCCTCGCACAGCAGCGCGAGACCAGACACAGGACCGACTCGGCCAGCACAACTTCCCCGCCCCGTTCGCGCGCGGCTGACTCGCCGGCATCAGGAGCCGTGAGTGCACGGCAGTCGGCCAGCGCTATGGGAGGCTGCGGGTCAGGCCGCGCGCTGCCCGGGGTGCGTCCCGTACTGGAACAGAAGACCGTCAACGTCGGGTGTGTTCGGGACGTCGAACAGCCGTCGGCAGAATCGAAGGAAGCCTGGCCAGAGGTCTTCCGTGACCAGATCGTCAAGCGCTCGCTGCGCTGACCCCAGTCCACCCTCAAGCAGTCCCACGGCTTTGTCCATCGACGTTTTCCGCGTCATGCCCGACCTCCTCGTCCACCGCAGCCGGGCTCAGCGCACCGACCCCGGTGAACCTTCCCGGTCAGAGCACTGGCGAGCGGCGCGCAAGCCGGGCCCCGAACCGGGCCGACCCCGGGGCCCGGCTCATCACAGGTCGAACTCGACGGGCTCGACGCCGGTGAACTTCACCCCTCATGCCCTGCACGGCCGCCAATGCCTCCACTCTGGCGGTCCCGATGGCCGTCGTCAGTGTGGTGTTCGGTGTGATCCGAGTGCCCTGCGCAGCCGTCCAGAGCGGAGTGGGTCGACGGCTGCGCGCGGCTGGAAGAGCCCCGGGATGGACAGGACACCTCTCCGGATGGTGGCACGCCGGAGGGGGCGTCAATGCGCGACGCGGGCCGGCGACCCGCTCTGGACGGCTGGCCACGATCAGGAGCGCCCCGCTCGGTGCAGTGCGTAGCGGGGCAGCACGGCATCGTGACACGGGCTCGAACATCGGGGTGAGCTGGCGCGTCGTGAGGTTCGTTCGCCAGTACGCCGCGACCAGCAGAGCCCGGTCGGAAGACTCCACGCCCGGCCCTTGCGGACCGCGTCCGCACCCTGGCGCCGCAGAACTGTCACCAGCTTCCCGAAGGCGCGATTGGCGAACCGCTTCCGCGGCTGGAGCGCGAGCATCGGCCCGAGATGATCGATGATCCGGTCCGCCGCCGACTTGGGCACCCCGAACGGCTCAGCCCAGAGAACGGGCCTATCCAAGAAGGCATCGACGCAGTGATCACACCAGTCACTGCGTGATCATTCCACTGCTTCAGGTTCCCCCTGCTCGAACGCGATACGGCAGCGTTCCACCTGGTCGGCCACCTGGTCCATGAACCAGCGCATGACCTCGTAGGGGACAACGTGCTCGTCAGGACTGTAGACGCGGACCGTCGGCTGCAGAGTGGGGTCCTCGTCTGGGACGAGCGCTACCAAGAAGGCGGCGCCGGGCAAGTGGGTCACCGCGGCGTCGGGGTTCTCGGCCCCCATGGCCGACGCGGGCACAGCCTCACTCAACTCCACAGCCCACGCATCATCGGGCAAGGCGTAGTGGAACAGGACGGCGTAGTGACGTCCTGCATGTTCTCGCAGTTCCCATGACATGTCGGCAGGCTGCCACAACTGTCGTGCCGCAGGGTCGCGGGTATCCCCCGGCTCTCACATGGTTACATCCGGCCAGCCTTTGCGGGACAGCCCTTAGCTCCACATAGGACACGGTCTATTACTGCCGCCCGCAAGCGGCTCGACCGCCGCCAGCCGCTGCCCGCCGCCCAGCGCGGCCCGCGCCGCACCTGCAAACTGCTCCCGCGTCACAGACCTGGGTGCCACGTTCCGAACCGCCTCTCCGCCACGACAACCCGGGGACTTTACGGAAGCATCGAGGTCCAGGCGTGCAGGCGATTGGTTTGTTACACGCCGACTGGGGTCCCTGAACAGCGCGAGGGCGAACGGCGGGTAGCCATACCAGGCGGGAGCGGTCATTTTGCAGTTCCCGCGCATGCGAGGTCGAACGACAAGTTCGGCCTCGGCGTGAGCGAGCTGCGCCCGGTGCGAGAGCCAGACGGTATGACGGCTGGTGCTGGTCGTAGGCTGCGGTCATGACCGAGATCAACGATTCGACCCCCCAGGACGCCTTCCGGCTACTGCTGGCAGGTAACCAGCGCTTCGTCGCGGGTGCTCCTGAGCACCCGAACCAGGACGCCACCCGCCGCGCCGAGATCGCACCGGCCCAGCAGCCCTTCGCCGTGCTGTTCGGGTGCTCCGACTCCCGGCTGGCCGCCGAGATCATCTTCGACCGCGGCCTGGGCGACCTGTTCGTGGTGCGCACCGCAGGCCACGTCATGGGTGCGGAAGTGCTGGGCAGCATCGAGTACGGCGTGGACGTGCTGGGCTGCCCGCTGGTCGTGGTGCTCGGGCACGATTCGTGCGGTGCGGTCGGTGCGGCGTGCGCCGCGCTGGAGGATGGCATGGCGCCGGCGGGGTACATCCGGGACGTTGTGGAGCGGGTGACTCCCAGCGTGCTGGCGGCGCGGGCCGCCGGACGGGTTGAACCGGAGGAGATCCTCGCCGAGCACATAAGGCACACCGTCGACCTGATGCTGGACCGTTCCCGGGTGCTTGCCGACAAGGTCGCTGCCGGGCAGGCCGCCGTGGCGGGGCTGTGCTACCGCCTGGCTGACGGCAGTGCGCAGCTCGTCGCGTCCCGCGGCCTCGATGCGGCGGTGCCCACCGCGTCCTGACCGCCCCGGCGTGGCTGCTCAGCGTGAGTTGGCGGCCGTCGGAGGACACCCGTATACGCGGACACCGCTTACCACCGCGCCGACCGGGCGTGCAGCATCGCCCCCCGCGGCCGACTGGCTCTGGCCGCGGGCTGCGAGGTGTGGCGGGGATGGGGGACGGTCGTCACCCATGACTGGTGGTGGCACGAAGCTGTGCCCGGCCTGCCGGTCTGGTGGGCGCTCAGTCGACTCCGTCACGAATCCACCTGGCACCCGTGTCTGGGAGCAGGGAGGGGACAGGGCCGGTGCTGGTCACGCCGTGAGACGGGGCCCTGCGGCGCGGCGGAGCCGGTTGGCGACCGCCAATCCCAGCCCCTCCTCCGCTGGCAAGGACGCGAGGATGAGCTCGCACCCTTGCTGGTCGAGTTCGCGCAGAAACCCGTACAGGCCGCGCGCGTAGGCGGCCGGCGACCCGGGCAACGTCACCACGGCGTGCGCCTTCACCGGAGCGTCGGCGAAGGCAGGAGGGAGCAAGACGCCCACCTGGTGTCCCAGCTCTTGCGCAAGCTCCGCTTCGGCCACGACCTTGTCCGGCTCGACGAGGACGACGCGCGCACGCGGCGCATAGTGGGACGGATGCTGCCCCGGCACTCGAACGCCGCTCGTCGAGTGGACCGCGAGCGGGCACCCCAGCACCGCTTCGAGATCCTCGCGCGTCACTCCGCCGGGCCGCAGGATGCTCGGGATCTCGTCCGTGGCGTCGACGATCGTGGACTCGACGCCGACCTCGCAAGGTCCGCCGTCCAGCACGAAGTCGACGGCATCACCGAGCTCGGCACCGACGTGGTGCGCTGTCGTGGGGCTGACCTGGCCGAAGCGGTTGGCGGACGGGGCCGTGACACCACCGCCGAAGGCCGCCAGCAGCGCGAGCGCGACGGGGTGGTCGGGCACGCGCACAGCCACTGTCTCAAGGCCACCCGTCGCTTTGAGGGGTACCCGGCGACCGCGCCGCAGGACCAGCGTGAGAGGCCCCGGCCAGAAGCGTTCGGCCAACAGGCGCGCGGTCGCCGACACATCCTCGACCCAGTCGTCCAGGAGCTCCGCGCCGCCAAGGTGGACGATCAGCGGGTGGGAGGTCGGACGCCCCTTGACCTGGAAGATACGCGCAACCGCGGCGGGATCCTCGGCGTTCGCTCCGAGACCGTAGACGGTCTCGGTCGGGAAGGCCACCAGCCCTCCGGTGCGCAGCACACCAGCCGCCTTCTCGATGTCATTGCTTCCTGCTGTCACCCTCGAGTCCTCTCACTGGTCTTCCTCTCACTGCTCCGCTCTCCCACGGCCGACGAGCAGCGTCGTCCCGCCCGTCCGGCTCCACCGAGGGAGCCTTGCCGATGCCGGGTCCCGGCGCCGCGCCGTGGGTCGGCACCGCGAGCCCGGACGCACGAAAGCCGTCACGGCAGCGCCGGTGAGCACTGCCAGGTCGGCCCGGTTCAGCGTGGAACCCGGGGCCCTACCCCGGCTGGTCGGTCACCGCCAGCATCGCCGGGATGATGCTCCCGGGCGATCAGGGCCTCACATACCCAACGACCCAGCAACTCCAGCGTTCCGAGTACCCCGATCTCTTTCTGGAGCGCCGCCAAGATCATCTGCTGAACGCTAGTAGCTGTGCTACGGGTCCCAAAGGCGGCAGCACAAAGAAGGGCTGCCGGCAGGCTACGGACACCGCGTTCCGTCCGGCCTTGCGTGCCGCCGGCCCGCGCCTCGTGGACGGGCGGCGCCAGCACCGGCGGCTTGCACACCCCGCGCACCGCGGTCACGGAGGCCCTCCCCGCACTGCATCCGCTTGAACTCGCCTGGACCTGCCACCAGAGCGACATCCCAGACTGTCTGCAGACTGCCGCGGCCGCCATCGCGCCGGAGGACGACCAGCCGCTGTGCTGCAGGTGCTCACCGACGACGAACTCGACCGCCACCCCGACCCAGGCAGCATTCTGCAGTCCTGGCGCGACGCACACGAAAACGACGGCTTGTGGTAGTCGGGGAACGTCTACCGCGCCGTACTCAACTCCCGCCACCGCACGCTGCATCACCTGCGCCAGCTCCCCGCGGACGACGTCCTCACGCACAAACCCCAGCGATGCTCTGCAGCACCTGCTCGCGCAGTGCGGGAACCGGCCGGAACGCTGGATCGCCCTGAGTGAGCCCTCGACAGCGGGCCGGGCACGCCCTCGACAGGCAGGATCCGCACCGGGTCACCAGCGCTGCTCATCGGCGGGCCGCTCCCGGCCGCTTCAAGCGGAGGCCTCACCGGCCAGGGTCAGCCGGCCGGTACACGACGGAACCGCTGAGCATTGCGAGGGAACCGGTGGTCAGCTGCGCTCGGTCCATTCTTTGAGGACAGCCACCAGAGCCTGCACGTTCGTGTGCCCGGACGACACCTGTTCGGCAACGTCGGCGGCTCCCTTGGCGAGGATCCGTGCAAGCAGACCGCTGGCATGCAGGTAGCCGACCGCGACCGCTGCGCCGAAGAGCTCGTTCCTGTGCTCAAGGCCAGCGGCAGTTCCAGGGCCAGGACTGTCTCGCCGGCCCCAGCGGCGCCGGTGACGATCAGGCGCAGCGGATGGGTGCTGCGGTAGTAGGCGATGCGGTAGTAGGCGACGATGTCTGGCAGTGTCGCCGGGTTGGGGCCGTCGGTGGTCAGGCGGGGTCGTGTTCCCGGTCGTGGTGTAGCCGATCACAGTCCGTCGCTTCCGCTTTGGAGCCGTCCGGTACGTGCCGCTGCCAGCCGTCGTGCGATCATCGCTGGTCCCGGCCCGGCGAGCCTCAACAGGGCCTCCGGCGGGGGTGATTCGGGCCGCGACCTGGGGATTCCGTCAGCTTGATCGGCTACACCACTCGGCGGGACGCCATCTCAGGCGGCCGGGGCTGAGGCCGGGCGGGCCGCGGCCGGGTGCAGGACGTAGGCGAGGTTGATGCGCCGGTTGTCGTCGCCGAGCAGTTGCCGCCACACCGCGCTCTCGCCGGTCTCGACCTGCTTGGCCAGTGTCGCGGCCCAACCTCGGGCGAGCTCTGCGTCGTTGCCCTCGACCGGCTTACCCAACGCCGCGACCGCGAGCACGATCCCCACCACAACTAGAGGAATCCCAGGATGGTCACGGTGTCGGCCGGCTCCAGGCCCCCGCGGATAATCGCACGCACCGCGTACACGGCACTCACGACGACTGCCAGAGCGCACAGGGCGCCGATCATCCGCCACCTACGCCAGCTCGACGAAGACGGCGCGGAGGAGTAGAGCCCTCAACCAGGTCAGGCCGATCAGCCTTGTAGAGAGCGTGTCCATTCCTGCGCCTGTCGGGGGCCGGCCGTCCGTCGCGAACGCCTCAGCTCCACGTCCCGCAGCGGCCTTGAGTCGTGTCAGTCGAGGGTGTGGCTGCGGCCGGTCTGCAGGATCTCGTCGGAGAGCTCGGGTTCGACGTGGTGTACGGCGCGGGCGGGCATCAGCGCGCCGACCCTTTCGCTGAGCAGGCGGATGGCCTTGTGGCGGGCGTCGGCCGGGTCGAGCTCGTTCGTGGCCCTTCTCGTCGGCTTCGCGCAGGAACTCGGCGGCGAAGCCGGTGAGGTAGCCCTCGACGCCTTCGGGCGTACGCGCTCTGCACGGCTTCGCCGTGCCGTCCGGCGTCGGTGACCAGGGAGGCGGAGGGACAGCCGCCGTCCGGGGCGTCACGGTGCGCGGTGGACAGGTACCCGGCCACGACCCGTTCCAGCGGAGAGCCGGCCTGGTCCGGACCGTCCTCGATCGTCCGGGCCAGGGCCTCGAGCGAGGCGGCGTAGGCGGCGGCAGGGCCGTCCTCTCATATCGCTCTCGACTTGACATTTTTAATGATGCCTCTCATCATAGCAGAAATTGCAATGATGCCCATCATTAATAGTTCGTGGAAAGGGAGCGTCATGCGCGCCATCACCTACGGCCGGCACGGAGAAGCCGGGCAGGTACTGCGCCTGAGCGAGCAGCCGGCCCCTGCTGCGCCCGCGGCCGGGCAGGTGCGGGTGCGGGTGCTGTCCCGGCCGATCCACCCCGGCGACCTGGCGGGAGTGGAGGGCCCTGCGGGTGGGCCGCGGCAGCGGTTCGCCACGCCACGGATTCCCGGCGTGGAGGGAATGGGCGTCATCGAGACCGTCGGCGAGGGCGTGCAGGACCTGCGGCCCGGTCGGCGGGTGGCGTTCTTCCCGGTGCCGGGCGCGTGGAGCGAACTCGTCACGGCGCCGGCCGATCTTGTGGTGCCGGTGCCCGACGACCTCAGCGACGAGAGGGCGGCTTTGATGCTGGTCAACCCGCTGACCCTGCTCTCCTTGCTGCGGGCGGTCGAGGACGCCCAGCACGGCCAGCCCGGTCCGGTGGTGCAGACGGCCGCCGGTTCGTCGGTGGGAAAGCTGGTCAGCGCCGCCGCACTCAAGCACGGCATCCCGCTGGTCAACCTGGTACGCAGCGCCACCGGGGCGCAGACCCTGCGGCAGCGCTTCCCCGGCCTGCCGACCATCTCGACGGCCGACGCGGACTGGCGCACTCAGGTCCAGGACGCGACCGGCGGCCGGGGCGTCCAGGTCGTACTGGACGCGGTGGGCGGATCCCTGACCGGTGACCTGGCCGGACTGCTCGCCGACGGCGGCACGCTGATCACCTACGGAGGGCTCGGTTCCGGCAGCACGCCGCTGGAGTCGCTCGCGCTGACCCCGCGGGCCCTGACCGTGCGGGGCACGTCCGTCTTCCACTGGATGGCCGCCCGCACGCCTGAGGAACGGGCCGAGGACGTCGCCTTCGCCGCCCGTCTGGCCACGACCGCCCCGGAACTCTTCGAGGTCGCCGCCGGCTACGACCTCGCCGACTTCGCGAAGGCCATCGACCATGTCCGCCGCCCCGGCAAGAGCGGAACCGTCCTGCTCACCAGCCCCACACCCTGAACCCCACGAAGGGCACCGCCATGAAGATCGGAACCCTCGGCGCCGGAACCGTCGCCCAGGCCATCGCCCGCCACGCCGTGGCCCACGGCCACCAGGTCGTACTGAGCAACAGCCGCGGCCCCGCCTCCCTGGCCGGCCTCACAGACGAACTCGGACCGCTCGCCCACGCCGGCACCCCGGAGGAAGCCGCCGCGGCGGAACTCGTCGTGCTCGCAGTCGGCTGGCCCCAGATCACGGACGCGGTGGCCGGCCTGCCACCCTTCGACGGGCGCATCGTCATCGACGCCACCAACCAGTTCGCCTCACCGCCGCCGCCCATGAAGATCGTCGACCTGGGCGAGCTGACCGGCAGCGAACATGTCGCCTCACTGCTGCCCGGAGCCCGCGTCGTCAAGGCGTTCAACACCCTCTACGGCCAGTACATCGCCGCCGACCCGCACCACCAGGCCGGACGCCAGGTGCTGTTCCTCGCCGGTGACGACGCCGACGCCAAGACCACCGTCAAGGACCTCACCGCCGCCTTCGGCTTCGCCCCCGTCGACCTCGGCTCCTTGCGCGAGGGCGGACGCCTCATGCAGCTCGGTGGCCCGCTCTCCGGCCTCCACGCCCTCAAACAGGACTGAGCCGGGCCCTCGCCCATTTCTTCGCTCTCCTCCTCATCACCCCTCAGCACAAGGAAGTCGCTCATGACCACCACCCAGCCCCTGCTGCAGCCCGTCCGCCTCGGCGCCCTGGAGCTCGCCAACAGCGTCGTCATGGCCCCCATGACCCGCGCCCGCGCCCAGAACGCCGAGCTGGCCCCCACCGACCTGCACGCGACCTACTACGCGCAGCGCGCCGGCGCCGGCCTGATCGTCACCGAGGGAACCTGGGTCAACCGCGACGCGATCGGTTTCATCCACGCGCCCGGCATCTACACCGACACCCAGACCGCCGGCTGGGCGAAGGTCACCGAAGCCGTCCACGAGGCCGGCGGACGGATCGTCTCCCAGCTCGGCCACCTCGGCGCGGCCTCCCACCCCGACCACCTCGGCGGCCGCCTGCCCGCCGGACCCTCGGCCATCAACCCCGACGAGAAGTCCTTCACCCCCTCCGGCCCCAAGGACACCGTCACCCCGCGCGCCTACACCACCGCCGAGATCGCCGCCACCATCGCCGACTACCGCCAAGCCGCCGAGAACGCCCGCCGCGCCGGCTTCGACGGCGTGGAAATCCACGCCCAGCAGTCCCACCTGATCCCGCAGTTCCTCAACCCCCGTCTCAACCAGCGCACCGACGCCTACGGAGGCAGCAGCGAGAAGCGGGCCCAGTTCCTCCTCGACATCCTCGACGCCGTCAGCGACGTGTGGGGCAGCGACCGCGTCAGCGTGAAGATGTCCCCGACCTGGGACAACGGAGGCACGTTCACCGCGGACGAGGAGACACTCGCCGACTACGACCAGCTGTTCAAGAAGCTCAACGACAGCAACCTGGCCTACCTGCACCTCCTGGGCACACCCGGCACCATCGAGGAGCGCGTCGCCCTCTTCTCCCGCTACCGCGCCCACTACCAGGGCAACATCGTCGCCAACCTCGGCTTCACCCAGGCCCTCGGCAACGAGATCCTCGACCACGGAATCGTCAACGCGGTCTCCTTCGCCGAACCCTTCATCGCCAACCCCGACCTGGTCGAGCGCTTCACGCAGGGCCACCCGCTGGCCGACGGCAACAGGGACACCTACTACGCCGGTCACAGCGAGGGCTACACCGACTACCCCACCTTCACCGCCAACTGAGCAAAGAACATCTCCGCGAGCAGCAACATCCGAGGGATGATCGCAAACGTCGAAGTAGAGAACCTCGAAGACGCGGTCCCTCCTACAGCCTCGGCAGCGGCGCGGTGAGCTTGATCATCGTGTGGGTGAGCCGTTTCTGACCCAAACGCCCGGAGGGTCGCCACCATTGGTGGCGGCCCTCCGGGGCCTTGCAGATGCCATGCCCGCGGGATCTGACCTGCTGGCGGATGGTCTTCCTTGCCAGAGATCAGACAGCGAGGTCGACCGTTCCGCCGACCCCGGTCTCGCAGAACAGGGCGCCGTCGTGGCGTACGCCGACCCTCGAACCGAAATCGATGACCCGTCGGTTCCGCTCGTACGTGGACGAGCCTGCGGACCTGTCCTGGTTCGCAGACGACAGTCTCCTCCACACGGAATGGAACGCGCACATCGTCCTCATCGCCAGGGGACCAGGCGCTGATCGTGGACTGGGGGTGGGCCTCCACCGGGGCCGCGTGGATCGACCCGGCGCTGTGGCTGCTGTGGCTGCTTGCGCACGGCCACACCGACCAGGCCGAGCGGGCGGCCGCCACGCACCCGGCATGGCGCCGCGCGCCAGCGAAGGCCTTCGGGTCCTCGCCCACGTTCACCGTCGCCTGTGGGACTCCACCGCCGACGAAAGCGCGGGCGACTGGGCAACACCGATACAGGAACCGGCCCGCGCCTGGGACAAGCACCGTAGGCAGCGAATCCGCCCACCCACCGTTCAGGAACCCCCGCCTACAGCGGGGGTTCCTGCGTACCTCCTCCGGCCGCCGCGGCGCCCCGGTGTAACGCCCAGCGCAGTCACTGCCTCCGTGCAGTCACGGCCTCCACATGGCATCGAGACCTTGACGCTGGGGGGGCCGCTGCAGTCCAGGAGGATTTCGTTCGTGACAACAGCGGCAGTACGTGACCAACGCTCGGCCTGCGACCGCCCGCTCCAAGTCGACGCGCCAATAGAGAACTTGGCCGTTCCAAACCCGCAACTGGGATATTTCACAGGTGGTCCACGAAACGGCCGGCGCGCACCTAGCCGTTCACCCGGAACGCCTCCGCCGGTCGGGCGGAGATCACTCTCGCTGGCGATCCTCCTCCTTATGACGATCACTTCCCGCATCGCCCGGCTCCACCCCACCGCCGCCGCGATCGCCCTGGCCGCCTCTGCGTCGCTGTTCGCCACTACGACCCCCGCGCAGGCCGCCTCCAATGCGGTTCCCACGTACGAAGTGAAGATCAACCTCACGACTGCGGCGCTGGACTCCTCGCACAACCCGCTCGCCGCCGTGAAGTCCGCCTTCGGAATCAGTGGTTCCGCCAAGGCCCGTTCCTACGAATACTTCGACACCAGCGCGCTGGGACTGAACGGCCAGGGCTGGGACGTCCGGCTCCGTCACAAGAGCGGCTCGTCGTTCGAGGAGAGCTACAAGAAACGCTTCCCGGTCACCGGCGGCGACATCAACGCAGCGCTGAGCACCGCCAACACCGCCGGCTTCAGCAGCAACGACACCAACTACGATGCAGAGGTCGACTGGGGCTACTCCAAGCAGACCTTGAGCTTCAGCAACGAGAAGTCGCACAGTGCCTCGGGCTACTCCGGCACAGCCCTGCCGAGCGTGAGTACCGGCCTGGGCTGGGTCGTCGGCGACATCCCCGGCAAGCTGGAGGACTGGAGCTCCTCGAACTGGGGCAAGACCACGCTGCAGGCGTCCCGGGTGCACGGCCCGGTCACCTCGCAGGCGTGGGGCGGTGCGTGGGAGGTCTCGGATGATGCGAGCATCGAGGTGCTGCCGGTCGTCGGCGCGAGCGGTTCGGGCACCGAGTACATCGTCGAGGTGTCTTTCAAGACAGACAGCTACAGCGACGCCACAAAGCTTCACACCGACGCCGTGGACGTCGCGGAAAGCCACGGCTGGCTGTACCACGGCGACATCCTCAAGACCCAGGTGATCCTGGACCGTTACTGACCACATCGCGCGGCCGGTCCAGGCGCCAAGGGGCCGGTACAGGGGGCTGCAAGCGGACTCGCGGACGGTGGACAGGCGGTGACCGGCTCTTCGGAGGCCGGTCACCGCGACCAGCTACCGGACAACTGGGCAGAACAGGCTTACGCCGAGACATCCTCGACCCGGACCTGGTCGGCCTTGTCGAGGCGCAACGGCTCCTGGACACGGCACGTCGCTTCGGGGTGGAGCGGTTCGTCCACGTGAACTCGTCCAGCTGCGCGGCCTACCTGAGTCCAGGACCCGGTGGGTCGCGCAGGGTTCGTAGCCCCACTGCATCACCACGCTCCACAGGGCTTGTCCGTAGCCGTGGCCGCGGTAAGTCAGCGCCAGCGGTCCCTGAGGTCACCGCACCATCGACTTCAACGTCCCGATCGAGGCGGCAGGATGGTCCGAAGTGCGCCACCTGCCGGATTCGGGAGCGCCCCACGCCCGAGGGCTGCCGGGGCAGCCTCTCGCGCCCCCGCCGATTCCACGGGATACTGGCAAGCCTTTACTGGGGGGTAGCGGGATGAGACATGTGCCTTTCTTCCGTTGGGTGTTGACACTGGGGTTCGTCCTCTGCGCATGTGCGGTGGGGCTGTATGCCGCCGGTTCGGCCCTGCCTGAAGCGCGGCAGATCGACTTGACTGTGCTCGACGAGAAGTCCGACGGGTCCTGCAGGGTTCGTTGGATCGACCCCTATGAGAAGCGGACGAGGGAAGCGTCCTACCACTGCGATCCCGGCCGGTCCGACCTCCTCAAGGCGCCGCAGTACGACAGCCGCGGCCACGGCTGGGAGACTGGGTTCATGCTCACCGAGGGGCCGCAGCGAGGGAATCTTGAGGACCTCGCCACCGAACACGACCCCGTCTCTGCGGACATCCTCCTGCTGCTCGGGACACCGCTCATCGCCCTCGGGCTGCTCGGTGGGAACCTCCGAGCCCTGCCCCGGATCCTCGGGGTGCAGAAAGGGCTCATCCACCGTGCGAACAAGCTCGTGGCAACCGCGACGTCGGCCGTCGAGGACTACGAACGGGCTGTC containing:
- a CDS encoding L-threonylcarbamoyladenylate synthase, whose translation is MTAGSNDIEKAAGVLRTGGLVAFPTETVYGLGANAEDPAAVARIFQVKGRPTSHPLIVHLGGAELLDDWVEDVSATARLLAERFWPGPLTLVLRRGRRVPLKATGGLETVAVRVPDHPVALALLAAFGGGVTAPSANRFGQVSPTTAHHVGAELGDAVDFVLDGGPCEVGVESTIVDATDEIPSILRPGGVTREDLEAVLGCPLAVHSTSGVRVPGQHPSHYAPRARVVLVEPDKVVAEAELAQELGHQVGVLLPPAFADAPVKAHAVVTLPGSPAAYARGLYGFLRELDQQGCELILASLPAEEGLGLAVANRLRRAAGPRLTA
- a CDS encoding zinc-binding dehydrogenase, with amino-acid sequence MRAITYGRHGEAGQVLRLSEQPAPAAPAAGQVRVRVLSRPIHPGDLAGVEGPAGGPRQRFATPRIPGVEGMGVIETVGEGVQDLRPGRRVAFFPVPGAWSELVTAPADLVVPVPDDLSDERAALMLVNPLTLLSLLRAVEDAQHGQPGPVVQTAAGSSVGKLVSAAALKHGIPLVNLVRSATGAQTLRQRFPGLPTISTADADWRTQVQDATGGRGVQVVLDAVGGSLTGDLAGLLADGGTLITYGGLGSGSTPLESLALTPRALTVRGTSVFHWMAARTPEERAEDVAFAARLATTAPELFEVAAGYDLADFAKAIDHVRRPGKSGTVLLTSPTP
- a CDS encoding NAD(P)-binding domain-containing protein, coding for MKIGTLGAGTVAQAIARHAVAHGHQVVLSNSRGPASLAGLTDELGPLAHAGTPEEAAAAELVVLAVGWPQITDAVAGLPPFDGRIVIDATNQFASPPPPMKIVDLGELTGSEHVASLLPGARVVKAFNTLYGQYIAADPHHQAGRQVLFLAGDDADAKTTVKDLTAAFGFAPVDLGSLREGGRLMQLGGPLSGLHALKQD
- a CDS encoding alkene reductase, giving the protein MTTTQPLLQPVRLGALELANSVVMAPMTRARAQNAELAPTDLHATYYAQRAGAGLIVTEGTWVNRDAIGFIHAPGIYTDTQTAGWAKVTEAVHEAGGRIVSQLGHLGAASHPDHLGGRLPAGPSAINPDEKSFTPSGPKDTVTPRAYTTAEIAATIADYRQAAENARRAGFDGVEIHAQQSHLIPQFLNPRLNQRTDAYGGSSEKRAQFLLDILDAVSDVWGSDRVSVKMSPTWDNGGTFTADEETLADYDQLFKKLNDSNLAYLHLLGTPGTIEERVALFSRYRAHYQGNIVANLGFTQALGNEILDHGIVNAVSFAEPFIANPDLVERFTQGHPLADGNRDTYYAGHSEGYTDYPTFTAN
- a CDS encoding carbonic anhydrase, giving the protein MTEINDSTPQDAFRLLLAGNQRFVAGAPEHPNQDATRRAEIAPAQQPFAVLFGCSDSRLAAEIIFDRGLGDLFVVRTAGHVMGAEVLGSIEYGVDVLGCPLVVVLGHDSCGAVGAACAALEDGMAPAGYIRDVVERVTPSVLAARAAGRVEPEEILAEHIRHTVDLMLDRSRVLADKVAAGQAAVAGLCYRLADGSAQLVASRGLDAAVPTAS